The following coding sequences are from one Polynucleobacter sp. JS-JIR-II-50 window:
- a CDS encoding phosphoribosylanthranilate isomerase — protein MGLLTYSPGRTRVKICGLKTAADIDSAVSAGVDAVGFVFYPPSVRAVSPNIAAQLISRLPAGVDAVGLVVNATDEQFAAIRAAASITLWQFHGDETPERCAQLAAGEPWMKAARVGTGFAFDDFSLQYGDANAFLLDALVEGYGGGGVPFDWQGIPQTWVSENAPRVVLSGGLNTHNVGEAIARLHPCAVDVSSGVESSRGVKDPALMAQFVQAVRAADAKASSQ, from the coding sequence ATGGGCTTACTGACATATTCTCCGGGCCGAACTAGGGTCAAAATCTGCGGCTTAAAGACAGCTGCTGACATCGATTCTGCTGTTTCTGCGGGAGTGGATGCTGTTGGCTTCGTCTTTTATCCCCCTAGCGTGCGGGCTGTAAGCCCTAATATCGCTGCGCAGCTCATTTCTAGGCTTCCTGCGGGGGTAGATGCCGTTGGATTGGTTGTAAACGCTACAGATGAGCAATTTGCAGCAATTCGGGCTGCTGCCTCGATCACCTTATGGCAGTTTCATGGGGATGAGACCCCAGAGCGCTGCGCCCAGCTTGCTGCAGGCGAGCCTTGGATGAAGGCCGCTCGTGTAGGAACTGGCTTCGCTTTTGACGATTTTTCCCTACAATATGGGGATGCAAACGCTTTTCTGCTGGATGCCCTGGTTGAGGGATATGGTGGCGGAGGCGTTCCTTTTGATTGGCAAGGGATTCCACAGACATGGGTAAGCGAAAACGCGCCTCGGGTCGTTTTGAGTGGTGGATTGAACACGCACAACGTGGGCGAGGCTATTGCACGCCTGCATCCTTGCGCGGTTGACGTCAGTAGTGGCGTAGAAAGCAGCAGGGGTGTTAAGGATCCTGCGCTCATGGCCCAATTTGTTCAAGCAGTGCGCGCAGCGGATGCCAAAGCATCATCCCAATAA
- the leuC gene encoding 3-isopropylmalate dehydratase large subunit, whose amino-acid sequence MSRTLYDKLWDDHVVYSEEDGTATIYIDRQLLHEVTSPQAFEGLNLAGRPVWRISANLAVSDHNVPTTDRSEGITDPISKLQVDTLDQNCDAFGITQYKMNDTRQGIVHVIGPEQGATLPGMTVVCGDSHTSTHGAFGALAFGIGTSEVEHVLATQTLLMKKSKNMLVRVDGRLQPGSTAKDIVLAVIGKIGTAGGTGYTIEFAGEAIRNLSMEGRMTICNMAIEAGARAGLVAVDETTIEYIQGRPYAPKGPAMLQALQYWRTLHSDPDAKFDAVVELRAEEIAPQVTWGTSPEMVLAISERVPDPEKERDPNKRSAMERALEYMNLTPNTPLSSISVDKVFIGSCTNSRIEDMRAAAKVVDRLGKKVSANVKLALVVPGSGLVKAQAEREGLDRIFKAAGFEWREPGCSMCLAMNADRLEPGERCASTSNRNFEGRQGNGGRTHLVSPAMAAAAAIEGHFVDVRKIS is encoded by the coding sequence ATGTCTCGTACGCTTTATGACAAATTGTGGGATGACCACGTTGTTTACTCTGAAGAAGATGGCACAGCCACGATTTATATCGATCGTCAGCTGCTGCATGAGGTAACTAGTCCTCAGGCATTTGAAGGGTTGAATTTGGCTGGCCGTCCAGTTTGGCGCATCTCCGCTAATTTGGCTGTTTCTGATCACAACGTACCAACGACTGATCGCTCCGAAGGAATTACTGATCCGATATCCAAGTTGCAAGTAGATACTTTGGATCAAAACTGCGATGCCTTTGGGATTACCCAATACAAGATGAATGACACCCGCCAAGGGATTGTTCATGTCATTGGACCTGAGCAGGGTGCAACTTTGCCTGGCATGACCGTGGTTTGCGGCGACTCTCATACCAGCACCCATGGCGCCTTTGGTGCTCTGGCATTCGGTATTGGCACCTCTGAAGTTGAGCATGTCTTAGCAACACAAACTTTGCTGATGAAAAAAAGCAAGAACATGTTGGTGCGCGTAGATGGCCGATTACAACCTGGCTCAACAGCAAAAGATATCGTCTTAGCAGTGATCGGTAAGATTGGAACAGCTGGTGGCACTGGTTACACCATTGAGTTTGCTGGCGAAGCCATTCGCAACCTTTCAATGGAAGGTCGTATGACTATCTGCAATATGGCGATTGAAGCTGGCGCTCGCGCTGGTTTAGTTGCTGTAGATGAAACTACGATTGAATATATTCAGGGTCGTCCATATGCGCCCAAGGGCCCGGCGATGTTGCAGGCATTGCAATATTGGAGAACCTTGCATTCAGATCCTGATGCAAAGTTTGATGCCGTAGTTGAATTGCGTGCAGAAGAAATCGCTCCACAGGTTACCTGGGGAACTTCACCGGAAATGGTGCTTGCGATTAGTGAGCGTGTTCCTGATCCAGAAAAAGAGCGTGATCCAAACAAGCGTTCAGCAATGGAGCGTGCCTTGGAGTACATGAACCTTACACCAAACACGCCTCTAAGCAGTATCTCTGTGGATAAAGTATTTATCGGCTCATGCACTAACAGTCGCATTGAAGATATGCGTGCTGCTGCTAAGGTTGTAGATCGCTTAGGTAAAAAAGTTTCCGCCAATGTGAAGTTGGCATTAGTTGTTCCTGGCTCTGGTTTGGTAAAAGCCCAAGCAGAGCGTGAAGGCTTGGATCGTATATTCAAGGCTGCTGGCTTTGAATGGCGTGAACCTGGTTGCTCTATGTGCTTGGCCATGAATGCAGATCGCTTGGAGCCGGGAGAGCGTTGCGCCTCAACATCGAATCGTAACTTCGAAGGTCGTCAAGGCAATGGTGGTCGCACACATTTAGTTAGCCCTGCCATGGCAGCTGCTGCGGCGATCGAAGGTCACTTTGTTGACGTACGTAAGATTTCATAA
- the asd gene encoding aspartate-semialdehyde dehydrogenase, whose amino-acid sequence MANTKTPLVGLVGWRGMVGSVLMERMLAEKDFDLIEPVFFSTSQAGGEVPLLNGQKVTKSESTLQDANDIKALSRCDIILTCQGGDYTNDIFPKLRAAGWNGHWIDAASALRMKDDAVLVLDPVNRPVIDKALAAGGKNWIGANCTVSLMMMAMGGLVKADMVEWISAMTYQAASGAGAQNMRELLLQMGALRDSVATELADPSSWILDIDRKVTETLRSADFPKKNFRNTALAGSLIPWIDVPVENGQTKEEWKGGAEFNKILGRPAFRTPGSIPIDGLCVRVGAMRCHSQGLTVKLKKDIPLKEIEAILAADNQWVKVVPNDRETTERDLSPAAVSGTLTVPIGRLHKMAMGPEYLGAFTVGDQLLWGAAEPLRRMLRILLEK is encoded by the coding sequence ATGGCAAATACAAAAACACCTTTGGTTGGTTTAGTTGGCTGGCGCGGTATGGTTGGTAGCGTTCTCATGGAGCGTATGCTTGCTGAAAAAGATTTCGATCTGATTGAACCTGTATTTTTTAGTACCAGCCAAGCGGGTGGCGAAGTACCTTTGCTCAATGGTCAAAAAGTGACTAAGAGCGAAAGCACTTTGCAAGATGCGAATGACATCAAAGCATTGTCACGTTGTGACATCATTTTGACTTGCCAGGGTGGTGACTACACCAATGACATCTTCCCTAAGTTGCGTGCAGCAGGGTGGAATGGTCACTGGATTGATGCTGCTAGTGCATTGCGTATGAAGGATGACGCAGTTTTAGTTTTAGATCCGGTTAATCGTCCGGTGATTGATAAAGCTTTAGCTGCTGGTGGGAAGAATTGGATCGGTGCTAATTGCACTGTGAGCTTGATGATGATGGCTATGGGTGGCTTGGTTAAGGCTGACATGGTTGAGTGGATCAGCGCGATGACTTATCAAGCAGCTTCTGGTGCTGGTGCTCAAAATATGCGTGAGCTATTACTGCAGATGGGTGCTTTGCGTGACAGCGTAGCTACTGAGTTAGCTGATCCATCTTCTTGGATCTTGGACATTGATCGTAAGGTTACTGAGACATTGCGTTCTGCCGATTTCCCGAAAAAGAATTTCCGTAATACTGCCTTAGCGGGTAGTTTGATTCCTTGGATCGACGTGCCTGTTGAGAATGGCCAAACTAAAGAAGAGTGGAAGGGTGGCGCTGAGTTCAATAAGATCCTAGGTCGACCTGCATTCCGCACACCTGGCAGCATTCCAATCGATGGTTTGTGTGTTCGTGTAGGTGCGATGCGTTGCCATTCACAAGGTTTGACTGTGAAGCTCAAAAAAGATATTCCACTCAAAGAGATCGAGGCGATTCTGGCTGCAGATAATCAGTGGGTAAAAGTAGTTCCGAATGATCGTGAAACTACAGAGCGTGATTTATCTCCTGCTGCTGTCAGCGGTACATTGACTGTACCTATTGGCCGTTTGCATAAGATGGCAATGGGCCCAGAGTATTTGGGCGCATTTACTGTTGGCGACCAACTCTTGTGGGGCGCAGCTGAGCCATTGCGCCGCATGCTTCGCATTCTGCTTGAGAAGTAA
- the truA gene encoding tRNA pseudouridine(38-40) synthase TruA — protein sequence MRIALGLQYDGSPYSGWQTQVNHNTVQDELEKAISAFVGEQACAEYPIHTITAGRTDTGVHALGQVVHFDTNVEREDFSWVRGVNSFLPSSIVVNWAKPVSDQFSARFSAYEREYIYALQAGPCRSPMSHSRAGYLLVPPNQWLDVEAMKKSAECLIGEHDFSSFRSSECQSKTPVKTIYSIEVISEQPWLYFRIRGNAFLHHMIRNVVGCFLQIGQGRQKPEWMAEVLAAKNRQIAAPTFMADGLYLAKITYPDEFAIPQPWLENSWLPAKVIGKQNKEQGK from the coding sequence ATGCGCATAGCCCTTGGCCTTCAGTATGACGGCAGCCCCTATTCAGGCTGGCAAACCCAAGTAAATCACAACACAGTACAAGATGAATTAGAAAAGGCGATTTCTGCCTTTGTTGGTGAGCAGGCTTGTGCGGAATATCCTATCCATACAATTACCGCAGGTAGAACTGACACTGGCGTTCATGCCTTAGGACAGGTTGTGCATTTCGATACCAATGTTGAGCGTGAAGACTTTTCATGGGTAAGGGGGGTGAACTCATTCTTACCTTCATCGATTGTGGTGAACTGGGCAAAGCCGGTTTCCGATCAGTTCAGTGCGCGCTTCTCCGCGTATGAGCGTGAATATATTTATGCCTTGCAAGCGGGACCTTGTCGTTCGCCGATGTCGCACTCACGCGCAGGTTACTTACTGGTCCCACCAAATCAATGGCTTGATGTGGAAGCCATGAAAAAATCAGCAGAGTGCCTGATTGGCGAACACGACTTCAGTTCTTTTCGCTCATCCGAGTGCCAAAGTAAAACACCGGTAAAAACGATTTACTCCATTGAGGTTATTTCTGAGCAACCATGGCTGTATTTCCGAATTCGGGGAAATGCCTTTTTGCATCACATGATCCGCAATGTGGTCGGCTGTTTTTTGCAAATTGGTCAGGGTAGACAAAAGCCGGAGTGGATGGCCGAAGTCCTGGCTGCTAAGAATAGGCAAATCGCCGCTCCTACTTTTATGGCCGATGGCCTATATTTGGCTAAAATTACTTACCCAGACGAATTTGCTATTCCACAGCCATGGCTTGAAAACTCTTGGCTGCCTGCCAAGGTCATCGGGAAACAAAATAAAGAGCAAGGGAAATAA
- the leuD gene encoding 3-isopropylmalate dehydratase small subunit — MEKFTVYKGLVAPLNRENVDTDAIIPKQFLKSIKKTGFGQNLFDEWRYLDHGEPGQDCSTRPINPDFVLNQPRYKGAGILLARKNFGCGSSREHAPWALDQFGFRAVIAPSFADIFYNNCFKNGVLPIVLTEMQVDHLFNETQAFNGYQLTIDLAAQQVIAPDGTAYSFEVAPFRKYCLLNGLDDIGLTLQHADKIKAYEAERILKMPWLATQLP, encoded by the coding sequence ATGGAAAAATTTACGGTATACAAAGGTTTAGTTGCTCCGCTTAATCGCGAGAACGTGGATACCGATGCCATTATTCCGAAGCAGTTTCTAAAATCAATCAAGAAGACTGGCTTTGGTCAAAATCTGTTTGATGAATGGCGCTACCTCGATCATGGTGAGCCTGGTCAAGATTGCAGTACGCGTCCCATTAACCCGGACTTTGTTCTCAATCAACCACGCTACAAAGGTGCTGGCATTCTGTTGGCTCGCAAGAACTTTGGTTGCGGCAGTTCCCGTGAGCATGCTCCCTGGGCCTTGGATCAATTTGGCTTTAGAGCGGTGATTGCACCTAGTTTTGCAGATATTTTCTACAACAACTGCTTCAAAAACGGTGTTTTGCCGATTGTTTTGACTGAAATGCAGGTTGACCATCTTTTTAACGAAACCCAAGCGTTTAACGGCTATCAATTAACAATCGATCTAGCAGCACAGCAGGTTATTGCCCCTGATGGCACTGCTTATAGCTTCGAAGTAGCCCCTTTTAGAAAGTATTGCCTTCTTAACGGCTTAGACGATATTGGCCTAACCCTGCAACATGCAGATAAAATCAAGGCTTATGAAGCCGAGCGCATTCTAAAAATGCCTTGGCTTGCGACACAATTGCCGTAA
- a CDS encoding FimV/HubP family polar landmark protein has protein sequence MFRIGQLGLKLLCVVLLSWSSIAGAISLGAPQLQSRPGEPLRVEIPVRVGADEQGALSSLNVTMPNKASYERLGISQKILELNPQAMVYRNRQEQLMVLVETVNSVPMTDDPFLDVLVNLNWSSGSLTKAFTLLLGDVQKITVKSGQSLSEIAAIMAPQLDGATLDQTMMALYRANPDAFASGSINRLGAGAELSKPSLALLRSISPAEANQFVADANEEWRAEHGEKEAGTANGKSGNPKTGEVVPKDRLKIGSSTDGNDQERRYTEELVAQEKMLEQTKARVAELEKNIADLQRLLDKSKEKKAVDSNFGLGGFGPAILAIGLIGLTGLLLWGLARNARRSEAPSFHADTQHVAKNEKPAASSHFEMPARAKALFDGIDLDLSKPIKDVPVIPSAPVANPLADTLRVKLNLARAYITIEDFSAAKKSLDEVLRISNSVDPAITIEAQGLLTEISHRNT, from the coding sequence ATGTTTCGTATTGGTCAACTAGGCTTAAAGCTACTTTGTGTTGTTCTGCTTAGTTGGTCATCTATCGCTGGTGCGATTAGCTTAGGCGCTCCTCAACTTCAGTCCCGCCCCGGCGAGCCACTGCGTGTAGAGATCCCAGTTCGAGTTGGTGCAGATGAGCAAGGTGCTTTATCTAGCCTGAATGTGACAATGCCTAATAAGGCATCTTATGAGCGCTTAGGCATTTCACAAAAGATTCTTGAGCTCAATCCGCAGGCAATGGTGTATCGCAATCGTCAAGAGCAACTGATGGTTTTGGTAGAGACAGTCAATTCTGTACCAATGACTGATGATCCATTCTTAGATGTACTAGTTAATCTCAATTGGTCTAGCGGTAGTCTTACTAAGGCATTCACATTGTTACTTGGTGATGTGCAGAAGATCACCGTAAAGTCGGGGCAGTCCTTATCTGAAATAGCTGCCATCATGGCGCCCCAATTGGATGGTGCTACCTTAGATCAAACCATGATGGCCTTGTATAGGGCCAACCCCGATGCGTTTGCTAGCGGTAGCATCAATCGCTTGGGCGCCGGGGCTGAGTTGTCCAAACCTAGTCTGGCGCTGCTGCGCTCTATTAGTCCGGCAGAGGCAAATCAGTTTGTAGCAGATGCTAACGAAGAGTGGCGAGCAGAACATGGCGAAAAAGAAGCGGGCACTGCTAATGGAAAATCAGGTAATCCTAAAACAGGGGAAGTTGTTCCCAAGGATCGACTGAAGATTGGTTCAAGCACTGATGGCAACGATCAAGAGCGTCGCTACACTGAAGAGTTGGTTGCTCAAGAGAAGATGTTGGAGCAGACTAAAGCTCGGGTTGCTGAGCTAGAAAAGAATATTGCTGACTTACAGAGACTCCTAGATAAATCTAAGGAGAAGAAGGCGGTCGACAGCAATTTTGGCTTAGGTGGATTTGGTCCGGCTATTCTGGCTATTGGTTTGATTGGCTTGACAGGTTTATTGCTCTGGGGATTAGCCCGCAATGCGCGTCGCTCAGAAGCGCCAAGCTTTCATGCTGATACACAGCATGTTGCTAAAAATGAGAAACCTGCAGCCAGCTCTCATTTTGAAATGCCGGCTCGTGCAAAGGCATTGTTTGATGGTATTGATCTCGATCTTTCAAAGCCTATAAAAGATGTACCTGTAATACCAAGCGCTCCTGTAGCCAATCCTTTGGCCGATACCTTACGCGTGAAATTGAATCTAGCGCGCGCTTACATTACGATCGAAGATTTCTCTGCAGCTAAGAAGTCTTTGGATGAAGTGCTTCGTATCAGTAATTCTGTCGATCCAGCGATCACCATTGAAGCGCAGGGCTTGTTGACAGAAATTTCGCATCGCAATACCTAA
- the trpB gene encoding tryptophan synthase subunit beta, translated as MYDKPDARGHFGPYGGVFVSETLMFALDELKEAYAKYQHDPEFIEEFHYELKHFVGRPSPVYHAKRWSEMLGGAQIYLKREDLNHTGAHKINNVIGQAMLAKRMGKPRIIAETGAGQHGVATATICARFGLDCTVYQGSVDVARQAQNVFRMKLLGAKVVPVESGTKTLKDALNEAMRDWVTNVDNTFYIIGTVAGPHPYPMMVRDFQSVIGEECKVQMPEMTGRQPDYVLACVGGGSNAMGIFYPYIDFPEVKLVGVEAAGHGLGSGLHSAALCVGTPGVLHGNRTYLLQDKNGQISETHSVSAGMDYPGVGPEHAWLKDSGRADYVAITDEEALQAFHDCCQIEGIIPALESSHAIAYACKLAKTLPKDKTILVNLSGRGDKDMHTVAQATGSEG; from the coding sequence ATGTACGACAAGCCAGATGCACGAGGACACTTCGGTCCTTACGGCGGCGTGTTTGTTTCTGAGACATTGATGTTTGCCTTAGATGAGCTTAAAGAAGCTTATGCAAAGTATCAACACGATCCAGAATTCATTGAAGAGTTTCATTACGAGCTCAAACATTTTGTTGGTAGACCTTCACCGGTTTATCACGCTAAGCGTTGGAGCGAAATGCTGGGTGGCGCACAAATCTATCTGAAACGAGAAGATTTAAATCACACTGGCGCACACAAGATTAATAACGTGATTGGTCAAGCGATGTTGGCCAAGCGCATGGGTAAGCCTCGCATTATTGCGGAGACAGGAGCAGGGCAGCACGGTGTTGCTACAGCAACGATCTGCGCTCGCTTTGGCTTAGACTGCACGGTCTATCAAGGCTCTGTGGACGTAGCCCGTCAGGCGCAAAACGTATTCCGCATGAAGTTACTTGGCGCAAAGGTAGTTCCAGTGGAATCTGGTACCAAGACTTTGAAAGATGCGCTCAATGAAGCGATGCGCGATTGGGTTACCAACGTGGATAACACTTTCTACATCATTGGCACTGTCGCAGGACCACATCCTTATCCAATGATGGTGAGAGATTTTCAGAGCGTGATTGGTGAAGAGTGCAAAGTGCAGATGCCAGAGATGACTGGTCGTCAGCCTGACTATGTTTTAGCTTGTGTTGGCGGCGGCTCTAATGCGATGGGCATTTTTTACCCTTACATTGATTTCCCGGAAGTGAAACTGGTTGGTGTCGAAGCTGCAGGACATGGTTTGGGTAGTGGCTTGCATTCAGCAGCCTTATGCGTTGGAACACCTGGCGTGTTGCACGGCAACCGTACTTATTTATTGCAAGACAAGAATGGCCAGATCTCTGAAACACATTCTGTTTCTGCTGGTATGGACTATCCCGGTGTTGGTCCTGAACATGCATGGTTAAAAGATTCTGGTCGCGCAGACTATGTGGCGATTACAGATGAAGAGGCGCTCCAAGCATTCCATGATTGCTGCCAGATTGAAGGTATCATTCCTGCGCTTGAGTCTTCTCATGCCATTGCCTATGCCTGTAAGCTTGCTAAGACCTTGCCAAAAGACAAGACCATCCTGGTCAACCTCTCTGGTCGTGGTGACAAGGATATGCATACCGTTGCACAGGCAACAGGTTCAGAAGGTTAA
- a CDS encoding succinate dehydrogenase assembly factor 2 has protein sequence MTLGNAELYRLKSDARRGLLENDLILQRFFERYGTQLSVEDGMVLSQLLALDDNDLMDLLIGRKDSVASLEKEMQTDSFKMVLLRLREK, from the coding sequence ATGACCCTCGGCAATGCAGAGTTATATCGTTTAAAGAGCGATGCCCGCAGGGGCTTGCTAGAGAACGACTTAATTCTGCAACGTTTCTTTGAGCGTTACGGCACTCAGTTAAGCGTAGAGGATGGAATGGTTTTAAGCCAGTTATTAGCTTTAGATGACAACGACTTGATGGATTTATTGATTGGTCGTAAAGATTCTGTAGCCAGCCTGGAGAAAGAGATGCAAACAGACTCTTTCAAGATGGTTTTACTAAGGCTGAGAGAGAAGTAA
- the leuB gene encoding 3-isopropylmalate dehydrogenase — MKIAVLPGDGIGPEIVAQAVRVLQALGPQFDLEEAPVGGAAYDVAGHPLPPATLELAKKADAILFGAVGDWKYDTLARELRPEQAILGLRKHLELFANFRPAICYPELTAASSLKPEIIGGLDILIVRELNGDIYFGQPRGIRTSELPLFKGAREGFDTMHYSEPEVERIGHVAFEAARKRGKKVCSVDKANVLETSQLWREVMIRVSKGYPDVELSHMYVDNAAMQLVKAPKAFDVVVTGNLFGDILSDEAAMLTGSIGMLPSASLDKNNKGLYEPSHGSAPDIAGKGIANPLATILSAAMMLRYSLGMPAEADRIEKAVQKVLAQGLRTADIYTEGTKKVSTVEMGDAVVAALA; from the coding sequence ATGAAAATTGCAGTTCTACCGGGCGATGGTATCGGCCCGGAAATCGTTGCACAAGCCGTTCGGGTGCTTCAAGCACTTGGCCCTCAGTTTGATTTAGAAGAAGCTCCCGTAGGCGGAGCGGCTTATGACGTCGCTGGACATCCTTTACCACCCGCCACCTTAGAGCTCGCTAAAAAAGCGGATGCTATCTTGTTTGGTGCGGTAGGCGATTGGAAATACGACACACTTGCGCGCGAGCTGCGCCCCGAACAAGCAATTTTGGGTTTGCGTAAACACCTCGAGTTATTTGCTAACTTCAGGCCTGCCATTTGTTACCCAGAGCTCACTGCTGCATCAAGTCTTAAGCCAGAAATCATTGGTGGCTTGGATATCTTGATTGTGCGTGAGCTCAATGGTGATATTTACTTTGGTCAGCCACGCGGTATTCGTACTTCTGAGTTGCCGCTGTTTAAAGGTGCGCGCGAAGGTTTTGACACCATGCATTACAGCGAACCTGAAGTAGAGCGCATTGGACATGTTGCTTTTGAAGCAGCACGCAAGCGCGGTAAAAAAGTGTGCAGCGTAGACAAGGCAAACGTATTAGAGACTTCTCAGCTTTGGCGTGAAGTCATGATTCGGGTTTCTAAAGGCTATCCAGATGTTGAGTTATCCCATATGTATGTGGATAACGCTGCGATGCAGTTGGTTAAAGCGCCTAAAGCATTTGATGTAGTGGTAACTGGCAATCTGTTTGGTGACATCTTGTCTGATGAAGCTGCGATGCTGACTGGCTCTATCGGCATGTTGCCATCTGCATCTTTAGATAAGAACAATAAGGGCTTGTATGAGCCTAGCCATGGTTCTGCGCCGGATATCGCTGGTAAGGGTATCGCCAATCCATTGGCAACCATTTTGTCTGCGGCGATGATGTTGCGTTATTCATTAGGTATGCCTGCAGAAGCAGATCGCATTGAAAAAGCAGTGCAGAAAGTCTTAGCGCAAGGTTTAAGAACAGCAGATATCTATACCGAAGGCACGAAAAAAGTATCAACGGTTGAAATGGGCGATGCTGTAGTTGCAGCGCTTGCGTAA
- the gltA gene encoding citrate synthase, which yields MIESDIKAKLSFSDGTPDIDLPIYKGTVGPDVIDIRKLYGQTGKFTYDSGFLSTASCNSKITYIDGDKGELLYRGYPIEDLANNCDFLEVCYLLINGDLPNATEKKDFEEMVMHHTMVHEQMQFFLRGFRRDAHPMSVLTGLVGAMAAFYHDAIDYSQPKAREIAQIRLIAKMPTLVAMAYKYSVGQPFIYPDNSLSYTANFMRMMFATPCEEYKVNPVLVRALDRIFTLHADHEQNASTSTVRLCGSSGTNPFAAISAGIACLWGPAHGGANEACLEMLNEIQANGGVDKIHEFIAQVKDKNSSVRLMGFGHRVYKNFDPRAKLMRETCYEVLNELGLQDDPLFKLAMTLEKIALEDDYFVSRKLYPNVDFYSGIVQRALGIPTEMFTCIFALARTVGWIAQWEEMITDPEYKIGRPRQLYVGETARKVPNISVRK from the coding sequence ATGATTGAATCGGACATCAAAGCAAAACTCTCGTTTTCGGATGGAACACCAGATATTGATCTGCCAATTTATAAAGGGACAGTGGGTCCTGATGTAATCGACATTCGTAAGCTCTATGGTCAGACTGGTAAGTTCACTTACGACTCAGGCTTCTTATCTACTGCGTCATGTAATAGCAAAATTACCTACATCGATGGCGATAAGGGTGAGTTGCTCTATCGCGGCTACCCAATTGAAGATTTAGCTAATAACTGTGACTTCTTGGAAGTTTGCTACCTCTTGATCAATGGCGACTTGCCAAATGCCACTGAGAAAAAAGACTTTGAAGAAATGGTCATGCACCACACGATGGTTCATGAGCAAATGCAATTCTTCTTGCGTGGTTTCCGTCGCGATGCGCATCCAATGTCGGTATTGACTGGCTTGGTTGGCGCTATGGCTGCTTTCTACCATGATGCGATTGATTACAGTCAGCCTAAGGCGCGCGAAATTGCGCAAATTCGTTTGATTGCGAAGATGCCAACTTTGGTTGCGATGGCTTATAAATATTCTGTAGGTCAGCCATTTATCTATCCAGATAACTCTTTGTCATACACCGCTAACTTTATGCGCATGATGTTTGCAACACCATGTGAAGAGTACAAAGTAAACCCAGTATTGGTTCGTGCTTTGGATCGCATCTTCACATTGCATGCAGATCATGAGCAAAATGCTTCCACTTCAACAGTGCGCTTATGCGGATCATCAGGCACCAATCCTTTTGCAGCGATCTCTGCTGGTATTGCTTGTCTTTGGGGCCCAGCTCACGGTGGTGCAAATGAAGCTTGCTTGGAGATGTTGAATGAGATTCAGGCAAATGGTGGTGTAGATAAGATTCATGAATTCATCGCTCAAGTAAAAGATAAGAACTCTAGCGTTCGCTTGATGGGCTTTGGACACCGCGTTTACAAAAACTTTGACCCACGCGCAAAGTTGATGCGTGAAACTTGTTACGAAGTGTTGAATGAACTTGGCCTCCAGGATGATCCATTATTCAAGTTGGCCATGACTCTTGAGAAGATTGCTTTGGAAGATGACTATTTTGTGAGTCGTAAGCTCTATCCAAACGTTGACTTCTACTCAGGCATCGTGCAACGTGCTTTAGGCATCCCAACAGAAATGTTCACCTGTATTTTTGCCTTGGCAAGAACAGTAGGTTGGATTGCTCAGTGGGAGGAAATGATTACTGATCCTGAGTATAAAATTGGACGTCCACGTCAGTTGTACGTTGGCGAAACAGCGCGCAAAGTTCCGAACATCTCAGTTCGTAAATAA